A single genomic interval of Chitinophaga sp. 180180018-3 harbors:
- a CDS encoding glycosyltransferase family 2 protein: MLILSVLFWLSVFIVFYSYIGYAILLYITVRVKRLLRRGKRPSTGVFRPEVTFLVAAYNEEDFIADKIMNSLQQQYPADRLHFIFVTDGSSDQTNEIVRRYPAVTLLYRPERGGKMAAINRAMSMVTTPFVVFSDANTLLNREATGRLMDHFADERVGAVAGEKKVLATTGGAEAEGEGMYWKYESALKKWDAELYSVMGAAGELIAIRTSLYEQLPDDTILDDFMLSFRINMKGYTVMYEPDAYAMETSSASLKEEYKRKVRISAGGFQSMSRLLPLLNPFRYPKITWQYISHRVLRWTLAPLCLLLALITNMLLLIIPGQYNSIYVITGILQGLFYLAALSGYILARKNIKAKYLYVPFYFVFMNVAVYIGFGRFLRKKQSAIWERSQRSMAVR, from the coding sequence ATGCTTATCTTGTCCGTGCTTTTCTGGCTGAGTGTTTTCATCGTCTTTTACAGTTATATAGGATATGCTATCCTGTTATATATTACTGTACGTGTTAAACGCTTGTTACGGCGTGGAAAACGCCCGTCAACCGGCGTATTCAGGCCAGAAGTAACATTCCTGGTAGCTGCTTATAATGAAGAAGATTTCATTGCCGACAAGATCATGAATTCCCTGCAGCAGCAGTACCCTGCCGATCGATTGCATTTTATTTTTGTAACAGATGGTTCCAGTGATCAGACCAATGAAATTGTTCGCCGGTACCCGGCTGTTACTTTATTATACCGTCCTGAGCGTGGAGGGAAAATGGCCGCTATCAACAGAGCCATGAGCATGGTAACAACTCCGTTTGTAGTTTTCTCAGATGCCAATACCCTGTTGAACCGGGAAGCTACGGGCAGGTTGATGGATCATTTTGCCGATGAGCGTGTAGGCGCTGTAGCCGGGGAAAAGAAAGTACTGGCCACCACAGGAGGCGCGGAAGCTGAAGGAGAAGGAATGTACTGGAAATATGAATCTGCATTAAAAAAATGGGATGCTGAACTTTACAGCGTGATGGGCGCTGCAGGAGAACTGATTGCCATACGTACCTCGCTGTACGAACAGCTTCCGGACGACACCATTCTCGATGATTTTATGCTTTCCTTCCGCATCAATATGAAAGGGTATACCGTCATGTATGAACCAGATGCGTATGCGATGGAAACCTCTTCTGCTTCACTTAAAGAAGAATATAAAAGAAAAGTACGGATCAGTGCAGGTGGGTTTCAGTCGATGAGCCGGTTGCTGCCATTGTTGAATCCTTTCCGTTATCCCAAAATTACCTGGCAGTATATTTCCCACAGGGTGCTCAGATGGACATTAGCACCTCTCTGCCTGCTACTGGCACTGATCACCAACATGCTGCTGCTAATAATACCAGGTCAATATAATAGTATATATGTTATAACCGGTATACTACAGGGACTATTTTATCTTGCTGCCCTCTCCGGTTATATCCTGGCGCGGAAAAACATCAAGGCAAAATACCTGTATGTACCTTTTTATTTTGTGTTCATGAATGTAGCCGTGTATATAGGTTTTGGCAGGTTCCTCCGGAAAAAGCAATCAGCTATCTGGGAGCGTTCACAGCGGAGTATGGCGGTACGGTAA
- a CDS encoding response regulator — translation MKKTILVIDDSMPMRYLLEALLGKEYKIVTAPDGLVALTWLLNGNKADLIITDLQMPNVDGWEVLNFLTGSCLYQDTPVMVLSGYHGEEASDLPAKYNSVREVVQKPFDPMQLMTKISFILNSQLTLSLAQQ, via the coding sequence ATGAAAAAGACAATATTAGTAATCGATGATAGCATGCCTATGCGTTATTTGCTGGAGGCTCTTTTAGGAAAAGAATACAAGATTGTTACTGCACCGGACGGACTCGTTGCATTAACATGGTTGTTGAATGGCAATAAAGCAGATCTGATTATAACAGACTTGCAGATGCCAAATGTGGATGGATGGGAAGTGTTGAATTTCCTTACCGGCAGCTGCCTTTACCAGGATACGCCAGTGATGGTACTCTCTGGATATCACGGAGAAGAAGCCAGCGATCTGCCGGCAAAATATAACAGCGTTCGGGAAGTAGTTCAAAAGCCTTTTGATCCGATGCAACTGATGACCAAAATAAGCTTCATACTGAATAGTCAGCTGACGCTTTCTTTGGCACAGCAATAG